DNA from Solanum stenotomum isolate F172 chromosome 3, ASM1918654v1, whole genome shotgun sequence:
gggattgaggtGTAGTTATTGTAGGCTAGAAGCAAACTTAAGTATGCAATTGAAGAGGACTGCTGCATGTGGATTGATGTCTCAAATTGCCAAGAAGAGAATACATCAGAGCTTGGTCATAAAAGCCTATATCATTAaccaaacttgaaataatcCAGATATGTTGCTAACTTATATGCTTTGTATATAGAATTATTGCAATACAGTCTAATGGTCATCACAAATTCCTCATGTAATTTCAAGAGGATGAAGATTGAATTTATTGAATGGAAATGGCAAGCCCTAAAATTGTTGTTTATAAGCTGAAATCACCCATGGTTGCACGTCAAATGTTAAAACTAATTCCATGATATAGGAAATGCTGCAAGGTGCAATAAGAATAATGATCTGTACAAACCAATGAGAAAGGAGATTCCGTATTCTTGTGGAACCAAGCTGGAACTAGTACAAATTCTTCTTTAAGATGGGTATAGCACAATTAAACAATTAATTCCACAGAAAGAAGGTATAACCTCATGGGCTGGTGAAGCATAAGAGGGGAATGGACTCTTCGTTTGAGCTGTAGCACCTCCAACTGGAGGCTCATTTCTGATAGAATTCCCACCTAAGACATCTGCTTGCTGGAAGTCGCTCACATTGGTTTCTGAAGATCTAGTAGCTTCTCTAACAGAATTATGGTCTCCATTCTGCTTTTCTCTATCAGTTTCACCATTTCCCGTATTCCTAATTTTGAATTTACGTTAACATCATCCAAAAGGCAATAGGTGAaccaaaattttgataaatactGAAATTCTGCTACACTTATCTatcaaaattagaaaatcaGATCATCGTGCACCTGATAGAATCATTACAGGGAGTCTGTTCAGGTCTTGGTTTGGTGGAAAATAGTAATCCACGAAGGCATTTTCCATCAATAACAGTTTCAACGGTATAGCCATTTGGAAAACTCTTTGTGACCTTGGCTTGAAATGTCTTCGTCCCCAGAGGAGTCTGGTATTCGTTTGAATAAACGTTATGCCGACCTGCCACAATACCAATGCACCTTCAGAAGTCAGTTCAAAACACCTGTGACACCAATGTTTCCCTGCTTCAAGCATTAGATGCACTACACACTATCACTTGTACAAAGTAcacaaaaaaatactatttatcAGACAACATATGAAATGCTAGGACACTTTATTTTTCCTGGAAAAAAAAGACTCAGAGAAAAGTGAACATGTTCAGTATCTACTCTCTCAACCATATTAAACTTTGCCCATAACTTAGAGCAAAGAAACAAcaagaaatatttttgtgttgatgtattgtatatatatacaacaacatatccagtgtaatcccacaagagAGATCTGGGAAAGGTGGTGTCTATGCAGCCTTACCCCTCTCTACCTAGTGTATGCATGTATCCACATGGAGGCTTGCTTTATGAATTATCATCTGATCATTCCTCTCTCAAGTTATTCCAGTCTTTAAGGTCTCCTCTTACCAAACattttgtcaaaataaaatgattaaggAATGGCTGGCcacaaataattaaagaaatcatattgaaaaagataaaagcaACTCATAGATGCATAAACAAGGAGCGGCTTCAGTAAGACAATTCTCAGGAAGTGCAAGGAGGGAAATTTCAAACTAAAATCAACAACATATGAAAAAGCTACTCACTTGGCTGTGTATAGTTCACAGGCATTTGGTGATGAACATTAGCGTTATTATCAAATCGTTCAAGAGCATTATCGCAGGGAGAAGCTGAAGCTTGTTGCTTCTGGCATTTTAACTTCAGCTGCTTCCTCAAAGACAATTTCGCTATCCTTCTTTCGTCTCGTTCATCCTCTCTAACAATGCCTAGTGATACGAACAGAAAACAAGATTCGGATATTTATCAAAGGGATATCAAGAAAGTTCTAAATAAATGGTGTAACAGAAATAAGTAGAAGTCAACGAAAACTAATGTGGGTTTGTTGGAGGACTCGATGATAGACCTGTTTGTAGATAATACATGTCCTCCAAGGGTTGAAGTGTGTTATTACAACCACCTATCAATACAAGAGTACCTCCCAGGTGTGGATCTAAACAATCCCCAGCTACTGAGAATCTGGGGGATGGGCCCTCACCAGTGAGCATGACCTCACTCCATGTACCAGAAGCTGCATGGACATTCAGAAGATACAGCATACAGTCAATTGAATATCATGTATCTCTTTAATACACAACAATCACAACAAACAACACAGTCGTAGAAACTCTCAGTTTAGAGGTTAACAGAAGCATATATTTCCTGAATATACATCTTACATAGCTTTTGTGATTCTCAATGATGAATGCCAACTAAGATCCACCAATCATCAGTTGCTAAATGTTTCAAAACAATGTAGAAACACTATGATCatagaataataattttgtttattaaCAGGTATCCCTTGATGTTGAGGGACCATACAAATTTGATGAGCTAAACCAAAATTCATACAGTTGAATGTATTAAAGATAGCGAAATTAATCAATTTCTCTAGTCGTTTGCTAGACTGGATCTACTTCTCCAAATTGTTGAGCAATTTGCACTGAAATTTTAGAGACATGTTATGTTACCCCGTACATAAAGAGACCTCTCCAGACAAGGACAGACACAACAGAGAAATTTAGACCAACATTTACCCGGATATTTGGTTTAGGAAAAAGTAATTGCATTTACTCAAAAGCTCTATCTGAAGTCATCACAGTATAATAGTTTCATCTGTTTGATTTTTCTTTGATAGGAAAAGAGTTAAGTTATATGATCTAACAAATAGCATACCAACATCAAGCACGTAAACGTCGTCAAATAGGCTCTGGTTATCAGCGAAACCCCCAAAGACAAACAGGTTCCTGCCCAATGAAATGGTTGTATGCCCAGCTCGCGGTGGCAAAATCTGGCCCGTAGTGTTCAACTTGCACCAAGTAAGGGTATCTATAGAGATAGGATGCCAAAATAGTCATAAAATGTAGACCTAGTACTAGAAAAATAACTATGATACAACTTTAACTTTTTCAATATGTAACTTCAAGAGCAAGTTTCTTAAATACCTGTGTCAAGTATATGAACATCTGACTGATAAAAGCTAGATGTGTCTTGACCACCTATGATAATGATCTTATTGTTCCAAGATGAACAGGAATGGCTCTCGCGTTTACTTGGCGGAATGCCTGATGGCACAATGCGTTTCCA
Protein-coding regions in this window:
- the LOC125860989 gene encoding uncharacterized protein LOC125860989 gives rise to the protein MRWERVAVHGSGGPGKKWGHTCSAVLGGRLLYVFGGFGDDNRHTNKVHVFDTVNRIWSEPVTKGALPSPRDSHSCTAVGDNLFVFGGTNGTNSLNDLYILDTSSNTWIAPSLRGDPPNPREGHSAALIGKRLFIFGGCGNIDGAEIFYDDVYVLNTETFMWKRIVPSGIPPSKRESHSCSSWNNKIIIIGGQDTSSFYQSDVHILDTDTLTWCKLNTTGQILPPRAGHTTISLGRNLFVFGGFADNQSLFDDVYVLDVASGTWSEVMLTGEGPSPRFSVAGDCLDPHLGGTLVLIGGCNNTLQPLEDMYYLQTGIVREDERDERRIAKLSLRKQLKLKCQKQQASASPCDNALERFDNNANVHHQMPVNYTQPSRHNVYSNEYQTPLGTKTFQAKVTKSFPNGYTVETVIDGKCLRGLLFSTKPRPEQTPCNDSIRNTGNGETDREKQNGDHNSVREATRSSETNVSDFQQADVLGGNSIRNEPPVGGATAQTKSPFPSYASPAHEVRDVSDVVNLESGMLTDAVDGGTKVSKENSSATNDS